In a single window of the Rubidibacter lacunae KORDI 51-2 genome:
- a CDS encoding MotA/TolQ/ExbB proton channel family protein, with product MSIAELFRAGGIVMVPLLAFSIAAIALSVERSVFWLRVSRRQRQVIRGILQTYRTDPSAALGRLKKHLDLPMARIFLEALELDGASPSQFRLALEGATQAELPLLKRFGTVFQTIVAVSPLLGLLGTILGLIHSFGAIRIGEIGANAEAVTGGIGEALVSTAAGMVVAIFALMAANFFRGIYKRQIALLQEYGSQLEILYEWHYRDTLPEGKAEEESYARMG from the coding sequence ATGTCTATTGCTGAGTTATTCAGAGCCGGAGGTATCGTTATGGTGCCCCTCCTGGCATTCTCAATTGCTGCGATCGCTCTTTCTGTAGAGCGTTCGGTTTTTTGGCTCCGCGTCAGCCGCCGCCAGCGTCAGGTGATACGTGGAATCCTGCAAACATACCGAACCGATCCTAGTGCGGCTCTCGGGCGCTTGAAAAAGCATCTCGACCTGCCCATGGCAAGGATTTTCCTGGAAGCACTGGAGCTCGATGGAGCATCCCCAAGCCAGTTCCGACTGGCCCTAGAAGGAGCAACCCAGGCCGAGCTACCTCTTCTCAAACGATTCGGTACTGTTTTCCAGACGATCGTTGCAGTCTCCCCGCTACTCGGCTTGCTCGGAACGATCTTGGGCCTGATTCATTCCTTTGGGGCAATTCGTATCGGTGAGATTGGGGCAAATGCCGAGGCGGTCACGGGAGGGATTGGTGAAGCACTTGTATCTACTGCTGCGGGCATGGTGGTTGCAATTTTTGCATTAATGGCCGCCAATTTCTTTCGTGGAATATACAAGCGACAAATAGCGCTCTTACAGGAGTACGGCAGTCAACTGGAGATCCTTTACGAGTGGCACTACCGCGACACCCTCCCTGAGGGCAAAGCCGAGGAGGAGTCTTATGCGCGTATGGGATGA